One part of the Acidobacteriota bacterium genome encodes these proteins:
- the ssb gene encoding single-stranded DNA-binding protein, with protein sequence MASLCKVSIVGNLGRDAEQRYTPGGDAVVTFSVATTEVRNNRGEREEHTQWFRVDFWGKRGERIKDYLTKGQRVFVDGRLRVRDYEDRDGKARYSLDVRADDVVLLGSRRDGEGRQDRYDDQAPAAAADAASVGGSGGNVNLADDDIPF encoded by the coding sequence ATGGCAAGTCTTTGCAAGGTCAGTATTGTCGGTAATCTCGGTCGGGACGCCGAGCAGCGGTACACGCCAGGCGGCGACGCGGTCGTCACCTTCAGCGTCGCTACGACCGAGGTGCGGAACAACCGGGGTGAGCGGGAGGAGCACACCCAGTGGTTTCGTGTGGATTTCTGGGGCAAGCGCGGCGAACGGATCAAGGACTACCTGACGAAGGGGCAACGCGTCTTCGTCGACGGACGGCTGCGCGTGCGGGACTACGAGGACCGCGACGGCAAGGCTCGGTACTCGCTCGACGTGCGGGCGGACGACGTCGTGCTGCTCGGCTCGCGGCGGGACGGTGAGGGTCGCCAGGATCGTTACGACGATCAGGCGCCCGCGGCGGCTGCTGACGCGGCCAGTGTCGGCGGCAGTGGCGGTAACGTCAATCTCGCGGACGACGACATCCCGTTCTAG
- a CDS encoding tetratricopeptide repeat protein: MRVPFTAVAGVMLTVILAFPATATAADREHEQLMADIRMLQEHALRLHLMMNALDTRMDELVAGQEAIGDAMRRAFADQQLTAENIATVIRVVREKVDESNVRISSLSQEIEALREAIPPMPMPTTILSVDPETGLPIAPTAGANAPQPVAGADPNADSAETDAQPPPVAAVSPGVAMSPQRLYDTAWADYTNGQWALAVQGFEAYIETVPQSDFADDAAFYIGQTYFAESRFEEAVDAFEQVLLNYPDGDVVPDASYKRGLALERLDDPDRARQAFELVVVNYPEHYMAAMAQQALDRLGQPQP, encoded by the coding sequence ATGAGAGTCCCATTCACCGCAGTTGCCGGCGTGATGCTTACGGTAATCCTGGCTTTCCCGGCGACAGCCACCGCAGCTGACCGGGAGCACGAGCAGTTAATGGCCGACATCCGGATGCTGCAGGAGCATGCGCTTCGCCTCCATCTGATGATGAACGCGCTCGACACCCGTATGGACGAGCTCGTGGCGGGCCAGGAAGCGATCGGTGACGCCATGCGTCGCGCGTTCGCGGATCAGCAACTGACGGCCGAGAACATTGCGACCGTCATCCGCGTCGTCCGCGAGAAGGTGGATGAGTCGAATGTTCGGATCTCGTCGCTGTCGCAGGAGATCGAAGCGCTGCGAGAAGCGATTCCGCCGATGCCGATGCCCACGACAATACTGTCGGTCGATCCGGAGACCGGGTTGCCAATTGCGCCCACTGCGGGGGCGAACGCACCCCAGCCGGTCGCGGGCGCCGATCCCAATGCCGACTCCGCTGAGACCGACGCTCAGCCACCGCCGGTCGCCGCGGTCTCACCGGGCGTCGCCATGTCGCCGCAGCGGTTGTACGACACTGCGTGGGCGGACTACACCAACGGACAGTGGGCGCTCGCGGTGCAGGGCTTCGAGGCGTACATAGAGACCGTGCCGCAGTCCGACTTCGCCGACGACGCAGCCTTCTACATCGGCCAAACGTACTTTGCGGAAAGTCGCTTTGAAGAAGCGGTCGACGCCTTCGAACAGGTGTTGCTGAACTACCCCGACGGCGACGTTGTTCCGGATGCGTCCTATAAGCGGGGCCTCGCGCTCGAACGGCTCGACGATCCGGATCGCGCGCGCCAGGCGTTCGAACTGGTTGTCGTCAACTACCCCGAGCACTACATGGCGGCGATGGCACAACAGGCGCTCGATCGGCTTGGTCAACCCCAGCCGTAG
- a CDS encoding OmpA family protein translates to MVAAIVVFAASCVRTPPQVAPSAPPAPSVAEADPASPRPVPAPAPSAAPSPDAPPRLSDDEFSSRTLEEINRASPLEPVFFGYDSIELDADALEAIRSNMTTLESYSSWSITIEGHCDSRGTPEYNLALGERRALAVRNHLVDLGIDANRIRTISYGEEFPFTPGEHEAAWASNRRAHFVVTAR, encoded by the coding sequence ATGGTGGCGGCGATTGTTGTCTTCGCCGCCTCCTGCGTCCGAACGCCTCCCCAGGTTGCACCTTCGGCTCCACCGGCGCCATCGGTGGCGGAGGCGGACCCGGCGTCACCGCGACCCGTTCCGGCGCCAGCGCCTTCCGCGGCACCTTCCCCCGATGCGCCTCCCCGACTGTCGGATGACGAGTTCTCGTCGCGGACGCTCGAGGAGATCAATCGCGCGTCACCGCTGGAGCCGGTCTTCTTCGGCTACGACAGCATCGAGTTGGACGCGGATGCCCTGGAAGCGATCCGGTCCAACATGACGACGCTCGAGTCGTACTCCAGTTGGTCGATCACCATCGAGGGGCATTGTGACTCGCGCGGCACGCCGGAGTACAATCTCGCTTTGGGCGAGCGGCGCGCCCTCGCCGTCCGCAACCACCTGGTGGATCTCGGGATCGACGCGAACCGTATCCGGACGATCAGCTACGGCGAGGAATTCCCGTTTACGCCGGGGGAACACGAGGCGGCCTGGGCGTCGAACCGACGCGCACACTTCGTCGTTACGGCCCGGTGA
- a CDS encoding TonB C-terminal domain-containing protein, whose product MQDATSQVIAERAQPPDQLRRPFAVSAGAHVLLVVGLLLAPSSWLAAGSDEADLDVMVLRLGGPEGPGEGGATPLGGRPVQQVAPLADARRPEWIQPPSPAPPEMILPVPEAESRRRPEPEVETTTEPEEARGRTPTRGPEVREGTSMADTGVQGLGDGLSAGGLGGDGLELDVGNFCCPEYLATMLELIRRQWDNNQRVPGLVVIRFVIQRSGAIGDVQVARSSGHFALDLSAQRAVVLAATMPPLPSRFPEDTLAVRLTFEYQS is encoded by the coding sequence GTGCAGGACGCAACGTCACAGGTCATCGCGGAACGGGCGCAGCCGCCGGACCAGTTGCGGCGGCCGTTTGCCGTCTCCGCCGGAGCGCACGTCCTGTTGGTCGTGGGGTTGCTCCTCGCGCCGTCGTCGTGGCTTGCTGCCGGAAGCGATGAGGCCGACCTGGATGTGATGGTGCTTCGCCTGGGCGGTCCGGAAGGGCCGGGCGAAGGCGGGGCGACGCCGCTCGGCGGACGGCCCGTGCAGCAGGTGGCGCCGCTCGCGGACGCGCGCCGTCCGGAGTGGATTCAACCTCCGTCGCCAGCCCCGCCGGAGATGATCCTGCCGGTGCCCGAGGCGGAGTCACGCCGGCGTCCCGAACCGGAAGTCGAGACGACAACCGAACCGGAGGAAGCGCGCGGGCGGACCCCCACCAGAGGACCCGAAGTGCGCGAGGGCACGTCGATGGCGGATACCGGCGTCCAGGGATTGGGCGACGGCCTGTCCGCCGGCGGTCTCGGGGGCGATGGCCTGGAACTCGATGTGGGCAACTTCTGCTGTCCGGAGTACCTCGCCACGATGCTGGAGTTGATCCGGCGGCAGTGGGACAACAATCAGCGGGTACCCGGTCTCGTCGTCATCCGGTTCGTCATACAACGGAGTGGCGCGATTGGGGATGTGCAGGTGGCGCGTTCCAGTGGCCACTTTGCACTCGATCTCAGCGCGCAGCGGGCGGTGGTACTCGCCGCCACGATGCCTCCCCTGCCGTCCCGGTTCCCGGAAGACACCCTGGCCGTCCGGCTCACGTTCGAGTACCAGTCATGA
- a CDS encoding protein TolR: protein MPKVQGTDGGGGGGGRRRGRRVATSLSEINVVPLVDVMLVMLVIFMVTAPMMQRGLDVNLPEARRAEPLVAERLFVTVPLSYRSDGVVQLGDDNVRVEVLADLMRDEMAARTDKSVFLRGDEEITYGELISVVDYLQDGGVQEIGLVLDLPPQR from the coding sequence ATGCCAAAGGTTCAGGGAACGGACGGCGGTGGAGGTGGTGGCGGCCGACGGCGCGGACGGCGCGTCGCGACGTCTCTCTCGGAGATCAACGTCGTGCCGCTCGTCGACGTGATGCTGGTGATGCTGGTCATCTTCATGGTGACCGCCCCCATGATGCAGCGTGGCCTCGACGTCAATCTACCCGAGGCACGCAGGGCGGAGCCGCTGGTTGCGGAGCGCCTGTTTGTCACCGTGCCCCTCTCCTACCGGTCGGACGGTGTCGTGCAACTGGGAGACGACAATGTCCGGGTCGAGGTGCTGGCCGACCTCATGCGAGACGAGATGGCGGCCCGGACGGACAAGTCGGTGTTCCTGCGAGGCGATGAAGAGATTACCTACGGTGAGCTGATCTCGGTAGTGGACTATCTGCAGGACGGAGGCGTTCAGGAGATCGGCCTGGTGCTCGACCTTCCCCCGCAACGGTAG
- a CDS encoding Tol-Pal system subunit TolQ has protein sequence MEAESSGAFGSGIINLIAQSSLLSQAVLATLLIFSVASWGIIVFKLLQFRRVESQTGAFVEVFRKSRKFSEVQSVCKSLAASPLTGVFQAGYVELNTQLRQSEGTGMEGSQQPSLRSFEALDRALLRASNVEVTKLERHVPILATTASITPFIGLFGTVWGIIIAFQGIAETGSTNLAAVAPGIADALIATLAGLFAAIPAVYFYNHLTNKVKLTASAIDDFSLEFLNIAERHFSP, from the coding sequence ATGGAAGCCGAGTCGTCCGGCGCGTTCGGCAGCGGAATCATCAACCTCATCGCGCAGTCGTCATTGCTGTCGCAGGCGGTGTTGGCGACGCTGCTGATCTTTTCCGTGGCCTCATGGGGCATCATCGTCTTCAAGCTCTTGCAGTTCCGCCGTGTCGAGTCGCAGACCGGCGCGTTCGTGGAGGTCTTCCGCAAGAGCCGGAAGTTCTCCGAAGTGCAATCCGTCTGCAAGTCACTCGCGGCCAGCCCCCTCACCGGTGTCTTTCAGGCCGGTTACGTCGAGCTGAATACCCAGCTCCGGCAGTCCGAGGGCACGGGGATGGAAGGCAGTCAGCAGCCGTCGCTCCGGAGCTTCGAGGCGTTGGATCGCGCGTTGCTCCGCGCCTCGAACGTGGAAGTAACGAAACTGGAACGCCACGTGCCAATACTGGCGACGACGGCGAGCATCACGCCGTTCATCGGCCTGTTCGGAACCGTCTGGGGCATCATCATCGCCTTCCAGGGGATCGCGGAGACCGGGTCGACGAATCTGGCGGCAGTGGCGCCAGGAATCGCCGATGCGCTGATCGCGACGCTGGCGGGGCTTTTCGCGGCAATCCCCGCCGTCTACTTCTACAATCATCTGACCAACAAAGTGAAGCTCACGGCCTCGGCAATCGACGACTTCTCGCTTGAGTTCCTGAACATTGCGGAGCGGCACTTCTCGCCCTGA
- the recN gene encoding DNA repair protein RecN has protein sequence MIRFLGIRDLAIVDTLECEFDAGFNVLTGETGAGKSIIVGALGLLLGERSSGNTVRTGAECAVVQAAFETGLGEEKIVRREVPASGRGRIFIDDALSSAATLKKLGTGLVDIHGQHAHQALLDPRNHLRLLDTYGTRRTGVDPTGAVKTRYEQWRDARALLAEAEQRGHDRAEKVDVLKFALAEIDRVAPRPGEDGQLLIERNRLANAEKLQALAGGAYAALYEKDDSVISLLAAIWRQVEELARLDPSFAPYLETRGTVDSTLDELARTLRSCAADIETTPDRLAHVESRLAEIERLARKYGGHLDTILERRQTIVAELDRAADETARHTDLVAALEAARDAYLAAAGELSASRVHWASALAPALETESKDLAIANGRFEVRLESGLPETRWSARGTDEAELFFSANPGEDLQPLSKVASGGELSRVMLALKTLAATDDAGKTLVFDEVDAGIGGDAAYRVGERLRALGKRFQVLCVTHAPQLAAHATTHFQVTKEVAGGRTRARIERLPEDRRAAELSRLMTGRAGGAALAGAEELLARAATGAKGERESRGERRKPASAG, from the coding sequence ATGATCCGCTTTCTGGGTATTCGCGACCTCGCCATCGTTGACACCCTGGAGTGTGAATTCGATGCGGGATTCAACGTCCTGACGGGGGAGACCGGCGCCGGCAAGTCCATCATCGTCGGCGCGTTGGGCCTGCTGCTGGGCGAGCGGAGCAGTGGCAACACCGTCCGGACCGGGGCGGAATGCGCGGTGGTCCAGGCGGCATTCGAAACGGGCCTCGGTGAAGAGAAGATCGTCCGCCGCGAAGTGCCGGCGAGTGGCCGCGGACGCATCTTCATCGATGACGCGCTCAGCTCTGCCGCAACACTGAAAAAACTGGGCACCGGACTGGTCGATATCCACGGCCAGCATGCGCACCAGGCGCTTCTTGATCCCCGGAATCACCTGAGGCTTCTGGACACCTACGGCACACGTCGAACCGGCGTCGATCCCACAGGTGCGGTGAAGACGCGCTACGAACAGTGGCGCGACGCGAGGGCACTGCTTGCTGAAGCGGAGCAGCGGGGTCATGACCGCGCCGAGAAAGTCGACGTACTGAAGTTCGCCCTGGCCGAGATCGACCGCGTGGCGCCACGGCCGGGTGAAGACGGCCAGCTCCTGATCGAGCGCAACCGTCTCGCCAACGCGGAGAAACTGCAGGCGCTCGCCGGCGGCGCCTACGCCGCGCTGTACGAGAAGGATGACTCGGTCATTTCGCTGCTGGCCGCGATCTGGCGTCAGGTGGAGGAGCTGGCGCGCCTCGACCCGTCGTTTGCCCCCTATCTGGAAACCCGGGGCACGGTCGATTCGACCCTCGACGAACTGGCTCGGACCCTGCGTTCCTGCGCCGCCGACATCGAGACAACGCCCGACCGTCTCGCTCATGTCGAGTCCCGCCTGGCGGAAATCGAGCGTCTGGCAAGGAAGTACGGCGGCCACCTGGACACGATCCTGGAACGCCGGCAGACGATTGTGGCCGAACTCGACCGCGCCGCCGACGAGACGGCGCGCCACACCGATCTGGTTGCGGCTCTCGAGGCGGCCCGCGACGCGTACCTGGCGGCGGCGGGGGAGTTGTCGGCCTCGCGGGTCCATTGGGCCTCGGCTCTGGCGCCGGCGCTCGAAACGGAGTCGAAGGACCTCGCGATCGCCAACGGCCGGTTCGAGGTGCGACTGGAATCCGGGCTCCCCGAGACACGCTGGAGCGCCCGAGGCACCGACGAAGCCGAACTCTTCTTCTCCGCCAATCCGGGAGAAGACCTTCAGCCGCTCTCGAAGGTTGCCTCGGGTGGTGAACTGTCGCGCGTCATGCTGGCACTGAAGACGCTCGCGGCCACCGACGACGCGGGCAAGACACTGGTCTTCGATGAGGTCGACGCAGGCATCGGCGGTGACGCCGCGTACCGGGTGGGGGAGCGCCTTCGCGCCCTGGGAAAACGCTTCCAGGTACTGTGCGTCACGCATGCGCCGCAACTGGCCGCGCACGCCACAACCCACTTCCAGGTAACGAAGGAAGTGGCGGGCGGACGGACCCGGGCCCGGATCGAACGGCTCCCGGAGGACCGCCGGGCGGCGGAGCTGTCAAGACTGATGACCGGACGCGCCGGCGGCGCGGCCCTGGCTGGGGCGGAAGAACTACTGGCGCGCGCCGCAACGGGGGCGAAAGGCGAAAGAGAAAGTAGGGGCGAAAGGCGAAAACCCGCGTCGGCGGGATGA
- the miaB gene encoding tRNA (N6-isopentenyl adenosine(37)-C2)-methylthiotransferase MiaB, with protein MARTYIIETFGCQMNVHDSERLAGLLHQAGYAPSPSVDGADLVVVNTCSVRERASEKLFSRLDRYRHVAVDERPIIAVTGCVAQQEGNQLLDRAPLIDVVIGTQALTQLPSAIEAARRTRVSQVDIHPYDNISFPLGVAVRSDPVKAFVTIIEGCNDFCAFCVVPYTRGHERMRPATEIVAEIEEAAASGRREVHLLGQIVNHYQAPDRGDCDFARLLALVHEVKGIDRIRFASPHPRHVTGRLIETMRDLPKVCKHLHLPVQSGSTRILGLMRRRHTRERYLELVDEVRAAIPEIALSTDIIVGFPGETVDDFEQTLSLAESIRFHGMFSFKYSERPNTLARRRMPDTVPETEKGRRLTVLQQAQQDIQQSLHEAMVGRQVTVLADASSRRRERSNEYTGRTCGNTAVNFEAGPDCLGQLLDINVRRAGPNSVWGEVI; from the coding sequence ATGGCCAGGACCTACATCATCGAGACGTTCGGCTGCCAGATGAACGTTCACGACAGCGAACGTCTCGCAGGACTGCTGCACCAAGCGGGCTATGCGCCGTCGCCGTCGGTCGACGGGGCAGACCTGGTAGTGGTGAATACCTGCAGCGTGCGCGAGCGGGCGTCGGAGAAGCTGTTCTCGCGACTTGACCGGTATCGCCACGTCGCGGTGGACGAGCGGCCGATCATCGCGGTAACCGGTTGTGTCGCGCAACAGGAGGGAAACCAGCTCCTCGACCGGGCGCCGTTGATCGATGTCGTCATTGGAACGCAAGCACTAACGCAGTTGCCCAGCGCCATCGAGGCAGCCCGCCGGACGCGCGTGTCGCAGGTCGACATCCACCCGTACGACAACATCTCGTTCCCTCTCGGAGTTGCGGTTCGAAGTGATCCCGTCAAGGCTTTCGTCACCATCATCGAGGGATGCAACGACTTCTGCGCCTTCTGCGTCGTTCCCTACACCCGCGGTCACGAACGGATGCGGCCGGCCACGGAGATTGTGGCGGAAATCGAGGAAGCTGCTGCTTCGGGACGCCGCGAAGTGCACCTGTTGGGCCAGATCGTAAACCACTACCAGGCGCCGGATCGGGGCGACTGCGATTTCGCCCGGCTCCTGGCACTTGTGCACGAGGTCAAAGGGATCGATCGAATCCGGTTCGCCAGTCCGCATCCCCGCCACGTCACCGGGCGTCTGATCGAAACCATGCGCGATCTACCCAAGGTATGCAAACACCTGCACCTGCCTGTGCAGTCAGGTTCCACGCGCATCCTTGGACTGATGCGGCGGCGACATACTCGGGAGCGCTACCTCGAACTGGTGGATGAAGTCCGTGCGGCAATACCGGAGATTGCGCTTTCGACCGATATTATTGTCGGGTTCCCGGGAGAGACTGTGGATGATTTCGAGCAGACCCTCAGCCTCGCGGAGAGCATCCGCTTCCATGGGATGTTCTCGTTCAAGTACTCCGAGCGGCCGAACACACTGGCGCGCCGTCGAATGCCGGACACCGTCCCGGAAACGGAGAAGGGGCGACGCCTGACCGTCCTGCAGCAAGCGCAACAGGATATCCAGCAGTCGCTTCACGAAGCCATGGTCGGCAGGCAGGTTACCGTTCTGGCCGACGCTTCCAGTCGCCGACGGGAGCGATCGAACGAATACACCGGACGCACCTGCGGCAACACTGCGGTCAACTTCGAGGCAGGACCGGACTGCCTGGGGCAGTTACTGGATATCAACGTTCGGCGGGCCGGGCCAAACAGCGTCTGGGGCGAGGTGATCTGA
- a CDS encoding bifunctional nuclease family protein: protein MQIEMTIKGLMVDPITSMPIVILRDDTGDRVLPIWVGVFEANAIAIQIENITTPRPMTHDLLGNLIAGLDGTVEKIVVSDLKENTFYALIYVRIRGDVVAVDARPSDAIALALRVSAPIFVEDEVMDNAKSLEFAPGKSDSERLTRWLESLDPEDLGRYKM from the coding sequence ATGCAGATCGAGATGACCATCAAGGGGCTCATGGTCGATCCCATCACCAGCATGCCGATTGTCATCCTGCGGGACGACACCGGCGATCGCGTGCTGCCGATCTGGGTGGGGGTCTTCGAAGCAAATGCTATCGCGATTCAGATCGAGAACATCACAACGCCGCGTCCCATGACCCACGACCTCCTGGGAAATCTGATCGCCGGGCTCGACGGCACGGTGGAGAAGATAGTCGTCTCCGACCTGAAGGAGAACACCTTCTACGCGCTCATCTACGTTCGCATCCGAGGCGACGTTGTCGCAGTGGACGCGAGGCCGAGCGACGCCATCGCGCTGGCGCTTCGCGTAAGCGCGCCTATCTTTGTCGAAGACGAGGTGATGGACAACGCGAAGAGCCTCGAGTTCGCACCCGGAAAGAGCGACTCGGAACGGCTCACCCGCTGGCTCGAAAGTCTCGATCCGGAGGACCTCGGCAGATACAAGATGTGA
- a CDS encoding ParA family protein, with the protein MIVAIANQKGGVGKTTTSINLASALAFRGKPTLLIDLDPQANSTLSVAHPDSERRSVYDAITNGSCGLADTIIPTNQENLALAPARIALAKIESQLVGELDAHFRLKDQIATVRERFPCIVVDCPPTLGLLTVNALVAATHLLIPIQSSYFALEGTDDLLETVERVRQRANPSLSILGALITMHDRRTTIGRDTRDQIQKVFGDKVFRTVIARNVRLEESPAYKESIFQFAPHSTGARDYYSLCEEVMDRV; encoded by the coding sequence ATGATCGTCGCCATAGCCAACCAGAAGGGTGGAGTAGGAAAAACCACTACCTCCATCAACCTGGCTTCGGCGCTAGCCTTCCGCGGCAAGCCGACACTCCTCATCGATCTCGATCCGCAGGCAAACAGCACATTATCGGTCGCGCATCCCGATTCGGAGCGTCGCTCCGTCTACGACGCGATCACCAACGGCAGTTGCGGCCTCGCGGACACCATCATCCCGACGAACCAGGAGAATCTCGCCTTGGCGCCCGCGCGTATCGCCCTCGCCAAGATCGAATCGCAGCTCGTAGGCGAACTGGACGCGCATTTCCGTCTCAAGGATCAGATCGCCACGGTTCGCGAGCGCTTTCCCTGCATAGTCGTCGACTGTCCGCCGACGCTCGGCCTGTTGACCGTCAACGCCTTGGTAGCCGCGACGCACCTGTTGATTCCGATTCAATCGTCCTATTTCGCCCTGGAGGGAACGGACGACCTGCTCGAAACGGTCGAGAGGGTGCGCCAGCGCGCCAACCCCAGCCTGAGCATCCTGGGTGCGCTGATCACGATGCACGACCGGCGGACCACGATAGGGCGCGATACCCGCGATCAGATTCAGAAGGTCTTCGGGGACAAGGTCTTCCGGACCGTGATCGCCAGGAACGTCCGACTCGAGGAGAGTCCGGCGTACAAGGAGTCTATCTTCCAGTTCGCGCCTCATTCGACCGGCGCGCGGGACTACTACAGCCTGTGCGAGGAGGTGATGGACCGTGTCTAA
- a CDS encoding ParB/RepB/Spo0J family partition protein, which translates to MRHGGHYVDALAASAGEPIGRLLPIDRIDPNPDQPRQQMGDLSELIASITEKGILEPLIVREREGRFHIIAGERRYQAAIQVGLAEIPVIIRQADEAETLEIALIENLQRKDLTPFEEAEALHTLAQKFGHTHAELAQRIGKSRTSITESLAVHTMPDEIKQLCQLGNITSKSLLLEVVRQRTPQAMTALIAEISREGTATRKKARAARRQPGRRPKPFVYSYAAPNKAFNVRLAFRKSSVPRSELIDALEKILEQLRQRDN; encoded by the coding sequence ATGCGGCACGGAGGACACTACGTCGACGCCCTCGCCGCATCGGCCGGTGAACCGATCGGGCGGCTGCTGCCGATCGATCGGATCGACCCGAATCCGGATCAGCCGCGGCAACAGATGGGAGATCTCTCCGAGTTGATCGCGTCGATCACCGAGAAGGGAATCCTCGAGCCGCTTATTGTCCGCGAGCGCGAGGGCCGGTTCCACATCATCGCCGGTGAACGACGCTACCAGGCAGCCATCCAGGTGGGATTGGCCGAGATACCGGTGATCATCCGACAGGCGGACGAAGCAGAGACCCTTGAAATCGCACTGATCGAGAACCTGCAGCGCAAAGATCTGACACCGTTTGAAGAGGCCGAAGCCCTGCACACCCTGGCGCAGAAGTTCGGCCACACCCACGCGGAACTGGCACAACGCATCGGCAAGTCGCGCACGTCGATCACCGAGTCGCTGGCCGTGCATACGATGCCGGACGAAATCAAGCAACTGTGCCAGCTTGGCAACATCACGTCGAAATCGTTGCTGCTGGAGGTCGTCCGGCAACGCACTCCACAGGCAATGACGGCGCTGATCGCGGAAATCTCGCGCGAAGGCACCGCCACGCGGAAGAAGGCGCGCGCCGCGCGCCGGCAGCCAGGGCGCCGGCCGAAGCCGTTCGTCTACAGCTACGCTGCACCCAACAAGGCGTTCAATGTACGGCTGGCATTCCGGAAGTCGAGCGTGCCGCGGAGTGAGCTGATTGACGCGCTCGAGAAGATCCTCGAACAATTGCGGCAGCGAGACAACTGA